TAGACGTGAATCTATCCTCATTGCCAAATTCAGTTCAGCGTTCTATTCTTTCTTCAGTACACCATTTTGTTGTAGTGTATATGGAAGCGATCGTTTGATGTCTTGTCTGACCTGATTCAAAATCTGTTGGAATCATAATACTCAACTTTTATCGTGCGAAGAGTTTAATCTTCACACCATGATAAACTCACCTTTCTTTaaaagattttttaaatttatcaagagCTTCATCTTTGGAATGACGAGGAGATGAGCGTGGCGAAATCTGGTAATCTTGTCCAATAAGTAACCTACGTACTTTATTGCAAGTGATGGAGTTGAATGAAAATCTTACAAATCACTATGTATAAGTTTTAAAACCTTAAATAACACATTCATTGACATTCTTATTGAAAGGTTGTctgattattttagttaacatCGCAGTTTACACTTTTCATTGTTATTCGAATGCGGTATCGACTACGTTTTAGCCTTATCTTTCAATCTCTTATAATGTACATGTCCAAGTAGTATGCCACAATTGATTTGCTAACGATTGCTATCTTTGTAGAAGTAAATGCAAAGCGAGAATTATTAACGAGAGACATCTAGATTGACTTCAAGCATACCTTACATGAATGTAGAAACTAAACCAAAATTACGTACCTTGTTTAATGTATTTGTCACTTTCTAACACTTGTTTATAAccacaattattcaatataaTGCGAAGCTAGATTCTGAATACGAATACATATCTGACATTTTCTATCTTAAAGAATTTCGAGTAAATACGAGGGAATTTATGGTTTCTATTCCTTGATTGATTCAGGTTACAGCGTTGCCCATCTTCAACGAAGATCCATCTTCAATTGGTTTCAAAATCAGACATTGGCGATCTTCGTACATGACATGTTGCCCGAATCAAATCCACCATGACGGTCATCATCTTGCCATAAAATGCTTAGGAGATTATTGATGCGCCAATAATTCTCAAGAGAATGATTATTAGGTAAAATGAACTCGATTGCTTTTAGAGGATCCTTGGATCCGCGGAGCCATTTCCGTTTTCCCACTTTTCCTCACTTACTCGGACTTACAATCTAACTGTATAGGAAGTGTGGGATTTGCCACACTTCCGGCCAATCAGTTTAGGCTTTTTATTTCCATCCCTTCTTTGGCCCATACCCTTGAAACTTCGTTCCCTTGAAACTTGCGTTTATAACTGCAATACGAGGGTCTTTTTCTTCCTTATCATCGCAGAGAGAAGAACCAACCGTTTTATTATTGCCATGAACTCTTTTCCATATCGCATTATGAATTGTTCAATTTGAAATCACTTCCAAGTTCGACCAAGTTCAATTCCTCGCTTCTTGTGTTTcggattatttttaaaatccttccGAAGGTGGTAGTTTATCAATAATACTAGAAAGCAGAAATGGATTCAtccattttcatatcatattaGGAAAAGCAGTCAAATATCCTCAACAGTCGTTATATTGTTCCATGGCAGGCCTCGAATCAaccattttatagttaataaagtgatcaatcaagttaatccaattacactaaaatattcaacaataaATCGGGTAGCCTCAAGTATTGTCGTGTTTGTATTCATACCGTATCGACCCGATAGGTATATGATAATTTCAGGTTAGGTTTTCATATCCCcttgttatttattattactactaatatttttcttctttgtttttatattatgttattttattagtgttctaattatatttttatttttttattttttatatggtGTGTCTGTTCATTGACTTCACCGCTAGGACTACCACCATGACATCATCGGGTCATATCTCTCTCGCAACACACTTGATTCGTTTTGTGTCATTACATGTGGTTGTCGTGTCATATAGACACAAATGAGATCGTATGGCTAGCGGGTCATGGATTCATTTCATGTGTGGGGTTGTGTCAATGTAGCCAGATACAGACGAATAAAATCGCATCGCTACAGAATTCGTTGATTTTGTGAGTGGATTgtgttcattttttaatgttgtcGATCAAGTTCGTTTTCATAATGAGAATTTCTTTAACAAATCATTTTTAACTTCAGCTTTAATAAGTTGGGTAATTATGAGATCAACCCGAAAATAACACaagttatttgatttatcaatTACTACTAACATAACTACATGATATctttatttaaagaaatactccatttaaGTAGTGGTGACCTTCTAGATATCAATTCGATCTACAATGAAGGATTGCTAATATTTACAATGATAAATTTCACAATTAGATAAAGTCAGATATAAAAGGTCTTGTCCGTTCATGAAACTAGTTGTGTAtactaatactagtactactagtatatatatttactaattaaaactTCAGTAACAAGCCCGTCTAGCTCAGTTGGTAGAGCGCAAGGCTCTTAACCTTGTGGTCGTGGGTTCGAGCCCCACGGTGGGcgtgtatttattttaatttcttttgagAGAGGAGAGATGGTGTGTGATGAATGTGCATTTTTTACTAgttatttcttcttattttgaaCCAATCAATATTCAAATGTTCACACTGCTTATGAATTACTCCACTTAGCTGATACTTATTTTCTCCGTCACATCAATCTTTGGTTTTGACACATCAATATAAAGGCAAAACTCACAACTTTATAGTTATGGGCTCTACTTAAGGACTACTAAATAATAGTTGAAATGACTAATCTTATTTAGGGTCTTAAGTTTAATATTGCAATCGACTAGTAAATGATTAATAGTGTTGAGGATCCATGGCCTCACGTTCAAAACTATAATAGAAGTGTCTAATCTAatgttgtaacttgtaattaccacaaaaatcaaatagtaTGTGTAGTGGTTTAGGGGTGTATCATGTGTGGTCTTTAATTCTAATCTTGTAATTGCACACACATAATTATTAGTGTGTGTTGGGATAGCATGGTTAGTGCTTGAGATCAAATATTTCGGACTTGAGTCGACCGTGACATATTTTAATGTTGCAAATATTAACGCGACACAGCTCATTCCATATGACATTTTTCCTCTGAGATTGAGAGTTCGAGTCATGCGTGTATGCACGTGTGCATTGtgactaaaaaaaattaaaagaatttcaCAGAAAGCACTTGCAGGACTAAGACGCATCGAATTGGATGGCCTGAGATGGAGAGTTTTTGATGCAAAAGGGCAGGTTTGATTCTCTGTTCAGTTATGTGTACTTAGTTATGAGTTTCAGTGTTGCACAGCATAACTGAACTTCGCTGATGTCAGGTCTTGGGTAGACTAGCATCCCAAATAGCAACTGTGGTTCAGGGGAAGGACAAGCCTACATATGCTCCCAATCGAGATGATGGGGATATGTGCGTCATTATCAATGCGAAAGATGTATGTGTTACTGGAAGGAAAATGACTGACAAGTTTTATCGGTGGCATACAGGGCAAGCACAACTTTTATATATCTTTCTTGCTTGAAAAGTTTGATGATTGCCATGTTATTGGAACTAACTATTGCATCAGTGCAAATTTGTGTATTTGTGGCATAGAAATGGTTGTGCCTGcttatatattgtaaaaatgGTATAGGTACATAGGCCACCTGAAGGAAAGGAGTTTGAAGGATCAGATGGCGAAGGATCCCACGGAAGTTATCCGCAAAGCTATCATGCGAATGCTTCCTAGAAACAAACTGCGTGACGTGAGTCTGTCACGATTTGAATGCTTCCTAGGAACAAACTGCCTGTTGAAGGTCTTTTTCTTCGATATACAACTTCTTTTGTCAATGCATCGTTATCATTGCTATTTATTGTCTTTAGGTCATTCGAAGCTAGTTAATTTAATGTCCAGAAAATTTTAGATAACGAGTTAGGCTATGAAACtctgaaaagtcaaacttctGAGTTATGATATGTTTTGAACAATGTGAGCCtgtccatctctctctctggtAAGCTAATATATTTTGCAATTCCAGTCAAAATTAAGAGTTAAATCATCAAGAAGTGActactatgtttttagttttcttgcAAATTCTGTAAATAAATGACATGTAGCTCGATAACTTGCAAATCAGCATACAGGTTTTATGAACTTCTTAGATTCGGTGTTGTGACATAGCATGCATGACTAATGGTGTTGATACTGTGATATGTTATAAATGTAGTTTAGGTAAACTTCTATTCATGCCTTCTCATCCTAACTATCATTCTCTGCTGCACTGCAATCGCTCGTTCCAGAATCATTTAGTTAGTCTTTAATGTCTGATGTCTATGTAAGTTCATCTAGCTAAACATTAGTGTTGGACTTCTTCAGGATAGAGACAGAAAATTGAGGATATTTGCTGGCAGTGAGCACCCTTTTGGTGATAGGGCTATCGAACCTTATGTGATGCCGCCTAGACAAGTGCGTGAAATGCGACCCCGTGCAAGACGTGCTATGATTCGAGCTCAAAAGAAAGCTGAGGAACAAGCACAGGGTACTTCAAACACCAAAAAAGGCAAGAAGAGAGACAAGCCTGAAGCAGAAATTAGCGCATGATGGCCCGAGCTTTGTTTGTCTGCTGACACAATTCTGATGATCGGAATCGCATGTGTGCTGGTATACTTGATCAATATGATGTTACTTCATCGTTTTCCTTAGGGATTTAGTTTTGATTAGAGGAAACTTTGAATGAAATTCAggaaattatatttgatttggttttctttttgaaacTCTTCGGTTCTTTGCTTAGAAATAATGCTTAGAAAACCAAATATTTTCGATTCCTATATCTGCTTCTTCAAgagtattagtagtattaaaaagtttttacgcaataaaaataattgtattaaaGGATTAACCAAATTCAAAGTTCACGCCACAGAAAAACTCTGAATTTTTCCCTGCTTGGCTTgcgttaattttaatttgaagtaataaagtttttctttcctctttgaaaaagaaaacttgCTTGAGCTCTCAAGCTCTAAGGAAAAGTcactactatttttaataatgtgaataaaaataattgtttttataaataaaatagattattcttcattatattgtgttttataaacaaaatttttaccatctaatttctaaaaatgactCTTAGAAAAGTATAACTCcttatgttttttaatattcgtttcgtcccataataagagtcacatttttctatttcggtctGTCCTAcgataagagtcacatttcacttttctcATATCCACTAACTCaactcactcacattttactataaaattaatactcccttcgtccgtgAATAAGAGTCCCCTTTAttttcggcacgggttttaagaaatgttatgaaaagtgatggaaaaaagttagtggaataggagtcccacttgtatatattaattttaaatgaaatgtgagtgaaatgagttagtggaaggttggaccctattaccatttatggtaaaagtgaaccggaattcttattcatggacggactaaaatggaaacgggactcctattcgcggacggagggagtataaaaaagtggatttCACGTTCCACTTATTTTTCTAacctactactattatttatagtcTTAAAATTTATGCTTGCACCAAATGTAACTTCTATTATGGAAAGGAGGGAGCACTAACTCAGAACTAAAATGGGGTGGCtcaacttaaaaataaataacacatGGGTAACTCAAACCGGCCCAATAAACCCAGCGTAAACCAGAAAAGAGCCCAACTCAATTTTATGGTGTATTcccaatattaatttttaaaatataattataataatattattattcttattataatactaatataatagtagtagtaataatcaTCATCGCCCAAACCGAGAGAGAAACTAATTAGTTACATAAATCAAGGGGGAAGAAGATTTGAGCTGATGAATCTCAACATGAACTCAGTAGAATCGCTGGTTGCTCAAATCCAAGGCCTCTCCGCCAACATCGGCGACTTAACTCAGCTTCGCAACTACTTGAAGCAGTGCGATGATTTGCTCCGCACCGAGTCCACTCGCCTTGCTCCTCTGCTCACCGAACTCGACCCTTCCGTTCACTCTCTCGGCTATCTCTACATCCTGTGAGCATTTCTACCCTAATTGCACTCGTATATACGGCAACACCTTCAATTGcgtaatattcaaatttgttGAGAATTCCGTGGAATTTATGAGCTAGGGTTTGTATTTGTCGGTGGAGATTTCATATTCTTTTCTCTGATCGCGTGATTGATAGGATGAATTTTGGCTTTGTTTATTGCGTTATACGTTCAATTGTTTGTGGATGAGTTATTTGTTGAGAATCGGTTTCTAGTTTCCACTAGCTGTTTGGTTTATCAGTATGTTAAGCTGGTAGAATTGAATAAGGAATTTCTAATTGTCTAATCGTGTtattatttgaagaaattttgTCTTTGTTTATTGCGCATAACGTTCCATTGCTTCGTGCACTGATTATTTCCTCAGAGTCGGTTTTCTAATTTCTCTACTGGCTGTTTGGTTTATCAGTGTGTTAAGCTTGTAGAATGAATTAAGGAATTACTATAGAGGTAAGTTGTGtctattgtttaatttgatattttttcctttaacTTATTTTGTATTAGGGAGGCCTGCACATCTGGTACAATATCAAAAGATCAAGCGAATGAGCTCGTGCTTTCTGTAGCCAGGTTCATCAACGTGTGTGCTGCAGATCAAATCCGTTTGGCGCCTGAGAAATGTAGCCTTTTTTTTGTGTAGAATATATTTCAATGTTTTCTTACTGATTTTTTGAGAGTTTTGGTGGCTTCTTGACTTGCAGTCATATCTATCTGTAAAAGGTTAAAGGAACAAGTCGTGTTTCTTGAAGATCCCATGCGTGGTGTGGCTCCATTGCTGACTTCCATACGCAAGCTTCAGTCATCAACCGAACAGCTGACAACTTTACACCCTGACTTTTTGCTTCTGTGTTTGCTATCTAAGTGCTTTAAAATCGGCCTTTCTGTCTTGGAAGATGATGTATTTGAGGTTGATCAACCTCGTGATCTGTTTCTATATTGTTATTATGGGTAGGTTGTCaccttttgtttgtttttcttgttttataaaGCTATATTGACATAAGCTTACTGATAcatcatttgatttttgggACAATTAGGGGTATGATTTGCATAGGACAAAAGAAGTTTCGCAAAGCCTTGGAGCTCTTACACAACGtatgtatattttgataattattaCTTAGATTCttatatataacatatatactaGTGTTGTAACACTGCCCTTAACTATGTTTTTTTAGGTTGTAACTGCACCTATGTCCATTATTAGTGCCATAGCAGTTGAAgcatacaaaaaatatattctagtTTCTCTCATTCATCTTGGACAGGTATGTATGAAGCATGATGTAAATTATACTTGTACCTTTGTTTTTATgcatatttgttatttttattttgttttgtgcaACTGTATTCGGGAAAATACACTTTGCTACTGAAACTATGataattgtttttatctttgctttcataacctttttttttgttacaatTTGCAACCTGAGTTTCCgttttagtttaaaatatCCGGTTTTTAAAGTATAGAAAGTACTATCACATTCTCAATAATCAGCATGGGGACTATTTTGATGAATCTTTCTTGTAATAGATTACCCTTCAGTCTAgcacttgattttttttcaagtgCCTTATTTGAAAAGCCATCTCTGGCAGCATAATTGTTTTCAGCCTGTGATATTCTTACACTTATTCACATGTATGCATTTGATCTTGATGTCAGTTTGCTACTAGTTTTCCCAAGTATACTTCATCAGCCGCTCAAAGGAATCTGAAGAATTTCTCTCAGGTATTTTTCAGAAAATCAGCTATACCTTACTACTAGGGCATCAGATGTTGTGTTCATTTAGTGTTTGCTGCCCTTTACTTGGTTAAaagcattttagtttattactgCAACTGCATTCACATTCATGTTTCTGAAACTATTTACAAACATACTTTTCTGGGTTTGATAAACTTGGAATGTTCTGCAGTCAAGGATTACTACATGACTTATgtagaaaagagaaaatgattaCTACAGTACATGACACCAATGCTTATTAAAGCCAACACAATGCAGTTATCTGACCTAATGAGTAATTCGTTGACTTAGAATTTGAACCGACTAGCAGTATAGCAAAAATCAGTTATGCTCCAGCTTGTCGTGATAGGTTGCTTCATGTATGTCTGGATCTGGCTTTATCAACTTTCTCCAAGCAATGGGAGGGACTCTGGGGTTTTTGTAACTGGAGCTTTATAtggtcaattttattttccattctCTGTTATTGCTTCATTCTTCTGAGCTCTTTCTCAATAACATATGTTCCTTGTGCCTTTTTCATGTTAGTTTTCCCGCTTACTTTTAGTTGTTAAATTCACTCATTTGTGTGATTTTGTTTATGAGCAGCCTTACCTTGAGTTGGTAAATAGCTATAGTACCGGCAAAGTATCAGAGGTTGAGAATTATGTGCAGATAAACAAGGACAAGTTTGAAAGCGTAAGCCTTTTTCATTGcatttaaattcataatcGCATCGAAGTTCTTCACTCTGGTGCTTCGATTCTGAGTCTGATGCAAGATTTTTTTCAACTTCCAGGACAATAATCTTGGGTTGGTGAAGCAAGTCGTGTCATCCATGTATAAACGCAATATTCAGAGGTTGACTCAGACATACCTAACTCTCTCCCTCCAAGACATAGCGAACACAGTTCAACTGAATAGCGCAAAAGAGGCTGAGATGCATGTTCTTCAAATGGTAAGTTTTAAGCAGGACTTACTCACGTTGCTTGAATTAGCCCCGAAACTTATTGGCTTGATCTGATGTTATTATTCATCTCCGGGAATAGATTCAAGAAGGTGACATTTATGCTACAATCAACCAGAAGGATGGAATGGTTAGATTCCTCGAGGACCCCGAGCAATACAAAACCTGTGAGATGATTGAACGCCTCGACTTCTCAATCCAGAGGTACGAatgttattataaaatcatgtaGCAAGAAAGTATAAACCGATAGCATGTGAATGCTGCACATTTGCGTAGGAAGTGTATCAGATAAACGGTTCCATATCCTAGATCGTAGGACATGACTGAATTGGTAAAACTCTGTTTCAGGATTATGATGCTCTCGAAGAAAGTAACGACCATGAATGAGGTTATGTCATGCGACCCGTCTTACCTTGGAAAGGTATGTTTTCGGTTCTTCCTATGTCGTACGAGACCAAACTGCATCTGCTTATTTGGCAGTTTTGCCTATTCAGGTTGGGAGGGAGCGGCAGAGATTTGATTACGACGATTTCGACACCGTTCCTTCTAAATTCAACCTATGAGGAAGgtgaaaaggaaaaacatgGCGCTTCAAATGACTTGTGAGTTTTGAATTAgtagaaaattttcattttattatggtAGAAGCTGGGATTAGGAATGAGTCTTTTTGAAAACGTTGGCCCCACACAACCTTATCTATTATTCATCACATCTCTTTCACTATTCTTGGTATCATgtcctattttcaattatttcatataatttgtaatgatgaatatttatatatttttcgtaaatttgtgtgaattataaaaaaaatatgaagtttattaaaactaaaaaattaagtacaaaaataaactaataaaaaaaccTAGAAGTGGGGTATATATATGGGAATAATGTTTTTAAGAGATTTATGAATCATTGCATATGTATTTGCGGACTATTTCTAATTAATACTCAAATACTTATACTTAATTGTctagttttaataatttataattaaaatctaaaattcggaattttattgtaaaaaaatttaaacctAAACAAATCTTAAGAGACCTTGTACACTCTGACTGGTTGGTTAGCATCATTAAAGAAATTAAGTTGTAGTGATAATCAATGAGTGGTCTCACTAgattttcaatcaatttaaaaaatcaaaatcaccaAATATCTGCCAAGACTTTAACGGTACTTTTAAAGATGATTCATTTTTTGGAcggtacgagattttatgcagttttttcaattttaataataagtcatcttgattgagacattaaaaaaaagtggagacattaaaaaaaagtgggtaaaCGAAAGaagtaatacataaaaataaaattcatgattaaaaaaaataataattctaaaatCTGATACAGGCTGGTGGAAGTGAAAAACATGTGTGTCTAAATAAGTGCAGTATGTATTCGGCGGGCCCACATTGCATATTTAGTCCGACAAAACGTCATCCAACCATTCACGTGGCTTAAATCCAAGCATTCTAATTCGCCACGCGTCTATTTCAAATTCCATAAATCAAAGTGGTTGGGACAGGACAGATGTCCGACTTCGAGCTGGTCAATTGTACTCACCCAATCAAATGCTTTCTTTCATTTCACTTGAGATATGCCTCCACTCCCGTGGGCCCAATCATCTAAAATTCATCAAGATGTGTACGGACAGAGCCATAGATCAGATGACTTCTAAAAATAGTTTTGACGATGAAATGAGATTGTAATGCtcaattagaagaaaaaacttaaataattaaagcaaTGGTAGTTAAATGTGTGAATCACATACTCACATTAGTAGGGGTAATATGTTGTAGTAAAacattatcaaaaatagaactggagatgaattaaaacaaaaaacccTCCATCCTTAGTGAgatctatttctattttaacaTACGTATTAAGGTAGTTATGCGTaatgattcaaataaaaagtagtagtactcccCCGTCTCATTTTAGGAGTTTCATTTGAGTTAGACAcagaatttaaagaaatgtaaagaaaatttggtgagaaaagatagtgaaatgtgagtagaatgttagtgaaatgtgaagcctataataatatttatgagATATTCTAACTGGGACTTCTAAAGtgtgataaaaaaatgataaatcggaattgctaaagtgggacggaaagagtaatatttaaaataggaaaagaataaaatagaaaatagaaagaaagtaaagtagaataaagtaagatagaaactaaagtaaaagagatatgagaataaagtatgagagaagtGAGTTtacttatttcaaaaaattttacatCACTAACATCACTTAAGCTATgatatcttaaaaataaatagactCACTTGCTCACTTAAATTGAGATGGAgtgaataataatttcacagttccacataataaaattagtttgcGCTGAGtgaacaaaatatgaaaaaacctaaaacaacatcgtttaattattcatttaatgaaaagttgaaaaataatatcaagcttttttgtattttatcctTATCGTGAATGCAAATTCCTTTTGGTTTAACTTTTGTGATTATAAAATGCCCATGATTAGTGGGTTTGTAACCAAATTTAGATTAAAATTCTAATGTGGGCACACTTTGTTCTTTCTACTCCACCAATAAATATACGCTATAGAACCACAACAAATCACAATCTTGTTCTTTGCCCTAATACTAAACTACTTTCCCCATCCGTggtcatctcacttcattatgTACAAAAAATTAAGCTTGTAATGGACAAAAGAATCACTACCAAATTTTAGGTTTTTCTCAATATTCTTGTTTATGATACACATAAGATATTCACTGacatatttctaaaaaaaaacttataattttattttattttattttatagtattttattatttttccacttaAACATAGTATAAATTAACAAGCACTACATGAAATCCTACACCTAACAAGAATGTATCGCTTTGAGAGCTTCAacacaaatatatactccttctaTCCGAAGGCATGCGATGCATATTTCGAACTACAAACAAAAAACTAAGGGAAATGGTTCCTATTTCAACATAAATTAACTTTTACTATCTCTATTCTAGCTAGATTCTTTCTcgtactccttctgtcccattgaagatgacccactttcctttttagtttatctcaatcaaaattaacttattactacaaatggaaacacttttctctctaccttattccctctcttttattttattctcttcacttcactcacaaaataaagttaaataaattttcgTGCCGCCTAAGGAAGAGGTCATCTTACCTGtggcggagggagtactttatttcCTTGTCTATTTCTtactctactttattatcttcgTAGTTAATTCGCTAAACACCGCTTTCATACATAATTGTCaaggtaaaataaaatgcatcaCTTAAATCCGAACAAAAGTGTACAATTTTATAGCTTATTCTAACTAAATTCAAGGTGAATAATCCCCTACTGCCATTTTGCATCTCCCCTCTCTCAAAAAAGCGAGTGAGTCTTCACTTCACTTGTGATGCGTGTGACTACGCTACACGAagaagctctctctctctctctctctctctctctctatatatatatatatatatatatatatctccaCACGTGTCCCTCCGCCTATAgttatacatataatatacacacaaacacacacatatataactGAAAACCCATAACTTTCAGCAATAGCGAGGCGAAACGCACACGTGTCCATGTTCTGGAACCTTTCCATGCACCATTATTCCCCTAGCCCTGCTCCCTTGCTCCCTCCCCTACTGCACCCGCCCTCACATGGCGCTCTCCCATTGGCCAATCCCCTCCCCACCAATCACACCCCTCCCTCCCCTCCCCCTCATATTCCCAACACCTGTCACTCCTTTcct
The genomic region above belongs to Salvia hispanica cultivar TCC Black 2014 chromosome 3, UniMelb_Shisp_WGS_1.0, whole genome shotgun sequence and contains:
- the LOC125209955 gene encoding 50S ribosomal protein L13 is translated as MRISQKALAGLRRIELDGLRWRVFDAKGQVLGRLASQIATVVQGKDKPTYAPNRDDGDMCVIINAKDVCVTGRKMTDKFYRWHTGYIGHLKERSLKDQMAKDPTEVIRKAIMRMLPRNKLRDDRDRKLRIFAGSEHPFGDRAIEPYVMPPRQVREMRPRARRAMIRAQKKAEEQAQGTSNTKKGKKRDKPEAEISA
- the LOC125210457 gene encoding COP9 signalosome complex subunit 3; protein product: MNLNMNSVESLVAQIQGLSANIGDLTQLRNYLKQCDDLLRTESTRLAPLLTELDPSVHSLGYLYILEACTSGTISKDQANELVLSVARFINVCAADQIRLAPEKFISICKRLKEQVVFLEDPMRGVAPLLTSIRKLQSSTEQLTTLHPDFLLLCLLSKCFKIGLSVLEDDVFEVDQPRDLFLYCYYGGMICIGQKKFRKALELLHNVVTAPMSIISAIAVEAYKKYILVSLIHLGQFATSFPKYTSSAAQRNLKNFSQPYLELVNSYSTGKVSEVENYVQINKDKFESDNNLGLVKQVVSSMYKRNIQRLTQTYLTLSLQDIANTVQLNSAKEAEMHVLQMIQEGDIYATINQKDGMVRFLEDPEQYKTCEMIERLDFSIQRIMMLSKKVTTMNEVMSCDPSYLGKVGRERQRFDYDDFDTVPSKFNL